One window from the genome of Kaistella carnis encodes:
- a CDS encoding DUF1015 domain-containing protein has translation MPTFKPFRGIRPSEDYVDIFPTHPLDNYTQEEINKKSQIDSSYIQMIKPYVVSKSKDLDRNLRKIRTNFEELVADRKLIQDNSSYYLYEQFLPNKTVYRGLLGLVSVDDFWNGKIKKHESTLTQRKEKLAYYLDKVNVQAEPVLLTYMANPKVEMLMNHEEKNVPILNYLDDNGTRHKVWRINNRLKMLQFKEVLEQIDSFYIADGHHRIGSAALHAKHQRDKNKKHTGTELYNYVFSYIVSNQSIKIHDYNRLVSDLNELSSEEFLSKIEKSFLIHEKGTEPYFPSKKFHISMYLEGKFYSLHVKHDLRKQENEMNDLDHLFLEKYILKDILNIENPKTTDKVDYLKGNSTIDGMNNIKKMVDSGEAKVGFGIYPVSFNDLLKVSDNKIIMPPKCTYIEPKLVTALIMYDMKQ, from the coding sequence TCTCAAATCGATTCATCTTATATTCAGATGATCAAACCGTACGTGGTAAGCAAATCCAAGGATCTGGACCGTAATCTGCGTAAAATCCGCACCAATTTCGAAGAACTTGTGGCAGACCGAAAGCTGATACAGGATAACTCATCTTACTATTTATACGAGCAGTTTTTACCAAATAAAACAGTGTATCGCGGACTTTTAGGTTTGGTGAGTGTTGATGATTTTTGGAACGGCAAGATCAAGAAACATGAATCCACGCTTACGCAGCGAAAAGAGAAACTCGCCTATTACTTAGATAAAGTAAATGTGCAGGCGGAACCCGTATTGCTCACGTACATGGCAAATCCTAAGGTGGAAATGCTGATGAATCACGAAGAAAAGAATGTTCCTATTCTGAATTATTTAGATGACAACGGAACCCGGCACAAAGTTTGGCGTATCAACAATCGCTTGAAGATGCTTCAATTTAAAGAAGTTCTGGAGCAAATCGATTCCTTCTACATTGCCGATGGCCATCACCGCATTGGTTCTGCCGCTCTACACGCAAAGCATCAAAGAGATAAGAATAAGAAACACACCGGGACTGAACTTTACAATTATGTTTTCAGCTATATTGTATCAAATCAATCCATAAAAATCCATGATTACAACCGTCTTGTAAGTGATTTAAACGAATTAAGTTCAGAAGAATTTTTAAGTAAAATTGAAAAAAGTTTCCTGATCCACGAGAAAGGGACTGAGCCTTATTTCCCTTCCAAAAAATTTCATATCTCTATGTATTTAGAGGGGAAGTTCTATTCGCTTCACGTAAAACATGATCTGCGGAAACAAGAGAACGAGATGAATGATCTGGATCATTTATTCCTGGAAAAATATATTTTAAAGGATATTTTAAACATTGAAAATCCAAAAACCACCGATAAAGTGGATTATCTGAAAGGAAATTCTACCATTGACGGAATGAACAACATTAAAAAAATGGTAGATTCAGGTGAAGCAAAAGTAGGTTTCGGAATTTATCCCGTCAGTTTTAATGATTTGTTAAAGGTTTCAGATAACAAGATCATCATGCCACCAAAATGCACTTATATAGAACCAAAATTGGTGACTGCTTTAATTATGTATGATATGAAGCAATAA
- a CDS encoding M20/M25/M40 family metallo-hydrolase, with protein MKYSIIKILPLFLGGILFSQNAVDSIQFKNISDEILVNGTAYENLRDLTQNIGHRLSGSAAYEKSTDWAVQKLKEAGADKIWKEEVMVPVWERGKESLQIKEGNGKWRSLKMLSLGNSEGTKGKDVEAEIVFVKNKEDFDKLPDAAIKGKIIFFNYAFNQKFISTGQAYGDAGKYRRSAASWAGKRGAKAVIIRSLSSAFDDVPHTGMMRYDEDDTAKIAAVAIGPKSADELEKTLKNKKVFARLNSNATMKGEKLSHSVIGEITGNKDQSVIVIGGHLDSWDVGEGAQDDGAGIVQSIEVLRTLKKLGIKNNHTIRVVCFANEENGVRGGNQYAENVKKNNEKHIFAIESDGGGFTPRGFGLVMSPEKRQQVQSWRNLFLPYGVHISNWNMPEPTLNRWNLSEFP; from the coding sequence ATGAAATATTCTATTATAAAAATACTTCCGCTCTTTCTGGGCGGAATTTTGTTTTCCCAAAATGCCGTTGATTCCATTCAATTTAAAAATATTTCTGATGAAATTTTGGTTAATGGAACTGCGTATGAAAATTTACGCGATCTAACACAAAACATTGGACACCGTTTAAGCGGATCTGCAGCTTATGAAAAATCCACTGACTGGGCTGTTCAAAAATTGAAAGAAGCCGGCGCAGATAAGATCTGGAAAGAAGAAGTGATGGTTCCGGTTTGGGAACGTGGCAAAGAATCGCTTCAGATAAAAGAAGGAAACGGAAAGTGGCGATCTTTAAAAATGCTTTCATTGGGGAATTCTGAAGGAACAAAAGGTAAAGATGTAGAAGCCGAAATTGTCTTTGTAAAAAACAAAGAAGACTTTGACAAACTTCCTGATGCTGCGATAAAAGGAAAAATTATATTCTTTAATTACGCCTTTAACCAAAAATTTATTTCGACCGGGCAAGCTTATGGTGATGCCGGGAAATATAGAAGAAGTGCTGCTTCCTGGGCTGGAAAAAGAGGTGCAAAGGCCGTTATCATCCGTTCGCTGTCTTCTGCTTTTGATGATGTTCCGCATACGGGAATGATGCGCTATGATGAAGATGACACCGCAAAAATAGCAGCCGTTGCCATCGGTCCGAAAAGTGCCGATGAACTGGAGAAAACTTTGAAAAACAAAAAGGTATTCGCCAGATTAAATTCCAATGCAACCATGAAAGGGGAGAAACTTTCGCATTCGGTGATTGGAGAGATTACAGGAAATAAGGACCAAAGTGTAATCGTAATTGGCGGACATTTAGATTCGTGGGATGTGGGCGAAGGAGCACAGGACGACGGCGCCGGAATTGTTCAGAGTATCGAAGTTTTAAGAACTTTAAAAAAACTGGGCATTAAAAATAACCATACGATCCGCGTCGTTTGTTTTGCCAATGAAGAAAACGGCGTTCGCGGTGGAAATCAATATGCAGAGAACGTTAAGAAAAATAATGAAAAACATATCTTCGCCATAGAAAGTGATGGTGGCGGTTTTACCCCACGCGGATTTGGCTTGGTTATGAGTCCTGAAAAACGCCAGCAAGTTCAGTCTTGGAGAAATCTTTTCTTACCGTACGGCGTTCATATTTCGAATTGGAATATGCCGGAACCGACATTGAACCGATGGAACCTTTCGGAGTTCCCTTAG
- a CDS encoding diacylglycerol kinase family protein, which translates to MRKPPIHRSFWNAIKGVMWLIKSERNFQIEVSALLINVFLILYLKLTVNDAALIFAVSFAVLGLEILNTCVEKICDLIQPEFDERIKIIKDIAASAVFLMSIGAVIVGLLVYSKYLF; encoded by the coding sequence ATGAGAAAACCCCCAATTCACCGTAGTTTTTGGAATGCCATTAAAGGCGTGATGTGGCTGATCAAATCTGAACGTAATTTTCAGATTGAAGTTTCTGCTCTTCTAATTAATGTCTTTTTGATACTCTATTTAAAGTTAACCGTAAATGATGCCGCTCTAATTTTTGCGGTCTCATTTGCTGTCTTGGGATTAGAAATTCTAAATACCTGCGTTGAAAAAATCTGCGATCTCATTCAACCCGAATTTGATGAACGCATAAAAATCATTAAAGATATTGCGGCAAGTGCAGTATTTCTAATGTCAATTGGCGCTGTAATCGTCGGTTTACTGGTGTATTCTAAATATCTGTTTTAA
- a CDS encoding patatin-like phospholipase family protein produces the protein MEKFNLGLVLSGGGTKGVAHAGVLKFLVEKNLEADVLACCSAGSIVGALHAYGKSSDEILSFFKSVYFFNWRHFTFNKPGLVSSVIFSSYLNPIFEDMLIGDLKKEVKIVATELVSGKQRVFDKYTKVVDAIIASCSIPGITTPYVVGNEMFSDGGVLNNFPADIINNDCEHLIGSYVSPPQNVELGDLKTIKSITSRAYDLMSHRTEIYKFSYCDWFITSQKLADYGTFERKAHRLEEIFEIGYQAAKTSYEESAFKTDI, from the coding sequence ATGGAAAAATTTAATCTCGGTTTGGTCCTTTCGGGCGGTGGAACAAAAGGCGTTGCACATGCAGGTGTTTTAAAATTTTTGGTAGAGAAAAATCTTGAAGCAGATGTTTTAGCTTGTTGTAGTGCGGGATCTATTGTTGGTGCACTCCATGCATACGGAAAGAGTTCAGATGAAATTCTGAGTTTTTTTAAATCGGTCTATTTTTTCAACTGGCGACATTTTACTTTTAATAAACCCGGTTTGGTTTCATCTGTGATTTTTTCTTCTTATTTAAATCCGATTTTTGAAGATATGTTAATTGGCGATTTAAAGAAGGAAGTCAAGATTGTGGCCACAGAACTGGTCTCGGGTAAACAAAGGGTTTTCGATAAATACACGAAAGTGGTTGATGCGATTATTGCCTCGTGCTCCATTCCCGGCATTACCACGCCTTATGTGGTGGGTAATGAAATGTTTAGTGATGGCGGTGTTCTTAACAATTTCCCGGCTGATATCATTAACAATGATTGTGAGCACTTGATTGGAAGTTACGTGTCTCCGCCGCAAAATGTAGAATTAGGAGATTTAAAGACGATTAAATCTATTACTTCGCGCGCCTACGACCTCATGTCGCACCGTACAGAAATCTATAAATTTTCCTATTGTGACTGGTTCATTACTTCTCAGAAATTGGCAGACTACGGAACATTTGAAAGAAAAGCCCACCGTTTGGAGGAAATTTTTGAGATCGGATATCAGGCTGCAAAAACTTCTTACGAAGAAAGCGCATTTAAAACAGATATTTAG
- a CDS encoding patatin-like phospholipase family protein, giving the protein MKNYKLGLVLSGGGTKGIAHAGVLKFLGEQNIRPDVLACCSAGSIVGSLYAIGKTPEEMLDFFKLVYLFNWWHFAFNKPGLISSEIIATYLNPIFGDMRVGDLKIDLKIVATELVTGKQKVFGKKDKVVDAIISSCSIRGIFTPHVIGEEMFSDGGVLDNFPADIICHDCDKLIGVYVSPSHKVEVSELNSIKAITTRAYELLSHRTEMYKFSYCDWFISPQKLSKYGIFEKNASRLEEIFNIGYEAAKSSYEECVLN; this is encoded by the coding sequence ATGAAAAATTATAAACTCGGACTGGTGCTTTCGGGCGGAGGAACAAAAGGGATAGCACATGCCGGCGTATTGAAGTTTCTGGGGGAACAGAATATACGGCCTGATGTTTTGGCTTGTTGCAGCGCGGGTTCAATTGTTGGATCATTATATGCAATTGGTAAAACTCCCGAAGAAATGCTCGATTTCTTCAAGTTAGTCTACCTATTTAACTGGTGGCATTTTGCTTTTAACAAACCAGGTTTGATTTCATCAGAGATTATTGCGACTTATCTGAATCCTATTTTTGGTGACATGCGAGTAGGTGATTTAAAGATTGATCTTAAAATTGTTGCAACAGAACTGGTTACAGGAAAGCAGAAAGTTTTCGGAAAAAAAGATAAGGTCGTAGATGCGATAATCTCTTCCTGTTCGATTCGCGGAATTTTTACGCCTCATGTCATCGGTGAAGAAATGTTTAGCGATGGGGGAGTTTTAGATAATTTTCCGGCAGATATTATTTGTCATGACTGCGATAAATTAATCGGGGTGTATGTCTCGCCGTCTCATAAGGTAGAAGTTTCAGAATTAAATTCCATCAAAGCAATTACCACACGCGCTTACGAGTTGCTTTCTCACCGTACAGAAATGTATAAGTTCTCTTATTGCGATTGGTTCATCAGTCCACAAAAATTATCGAAATACGGCATTTTTGAAAAGAATGCCAGCCGGCTGGAAGAAATTTTTAATATTGGCTATGAGGCAGCAAAAAGTTCCTATGAAGAATGTGTTTTAAATTAG
- a CDS encoding S9 family peptidase: protein MKIKYLLPICLFSGAALFAQTKNDIVVPNENLITENIPAIPKSLNEKIKKYSESRGANFTAIHPNGKELIMVTRFASTNQLHQLSKPLGNRKQITFFDEPVNSADFEPTKGEYLVYSKDIGGNEFGQLFTLDLKTMESTLLTDGGRSQNGGMKWKKDGSGFYFSSTKRNGGDRDIYYMNPLSPTETKLILELKGGGWGISDISDDDKKLIIGEYVSANESYLYLFDTETKKLEPITDRNEKQIVQSSAKFAKNSDEIYYVTDRDNEFKRLALINLKSKKITYFTSNIPWEVSDYTLCKDKSKIVFETNESGLNKLYLMDTGTKKYAPIKGLPIGLINNIEFTDDGKSLFFSQSTYDSSSDIYRLDMASKNIERWTDSEQGEMQKSDMAQPKLIEWTSFDKMKISGFYYPASKKFTGKRPVMINIHGGPEGQSMASSLGANNYYPNEMGVAIIYPNVRGSSGFGKTYIASDNGFNRMNSVKDIGALLDWIAKQPELDKDRIMIMGGSYGGFMTLATAYEYADKIRCSVDVVGISDFNTFLKNTEEYRRDLRRAEYGDERDPKMSAFFTKIAPLNNTDKIKKPMFIIQGTNDPRVPVTEAMQMRDKLKAQGNTVWYLEAKNEGHGFRKKENVDFQRLAVIKFMQEYLLK, encoded by the coding sequence ATATTCTGAAAGCAGAGGGGCGAACTTTACCGCAATTCATCCGAATGGAAAGGAGTTGATTATGGTCACACGATTTGCTTCTACCAATCAACTGCATCAATTATCAAAACCTTTAGGAAACAGAAAACAAATTACCTTTTTTGATGAACCTGTGAATTCTGCAGATTTCGAACCCACAAAAGGAGAATATTTAGTGTATTCAAAAGATATTGGCGGAAATGAATTTGGTCAGCTTTTCACATTAGATTTAAAAACCATGGAATCCACCTTGCTGACTGATGGAGGAAGATCCCAGAATGGTGGAATGAAATGGAAAAAAGATGGTTCAGGATTTTACTTTTCCTCCACCAAAAGAAATGGTGGTGACCGCGATATTTATTACATGAATCCTTTGAGCCCTACAGAAACCAAATTAATTTTGGAACTGAAAGGCGGTGGTTGGGGAATTTCTGATATTTCAGACGATGATAAAAAGTTGATTATCGGAGAATATGTATCAGCAAATGAATCTTACCTTTATTTATTCGATACCGAAACAAAAAAGCTGGAGCCAATAACGGATCGTAATGAAAAGCAAATCGTTCAAAGCAGTGCAAAATTTGCGAAGAATTCAGACGAGATTTATTATGTAACCGATCGTGACAATGAGTTTAAAAGATTGGCTTTGATAAATTTAAAATCCAAAAAAATCACTTATTTCACTAGCAATATTCCTTGGGAAGTTTCCGATTATACTTTATGTAAAGACAAATCTAAAATTGTTTTTGAAACCAATGAAAGCGGTTTGAACAAGTTGTATTTAATGGATACTGGAACTAAAAAGTATGCACCAATAAAAGGTTTACCGATTGGTTTAATCAATAATATTGAGTTTACAGATGATGGGAAATCACTCTTTTTCTCCCAATCCACTTACGATTCTTCATCTGATATTTATCGTTTAGATATGGCTTCTAAAAACATTGAAAGATGGACGGACAGCGAACAGGGAGAAATGCAGAAAAGCGATATGGCACAACCGAAACTTATCGAATGGACAAGTTTTGACAAGATGAAGATCTCGGGATTTTATTATCCGGCCTCTAAAAAATTCACCGGGAAAAGACCGGTGATGATCAATATTCATGGCGGTCCGGAAGGGCAGTCGATGGCTTCATCTTTAGGAGCGAATAATTATTACCCTAATGAAATGGGCGTTGCGATTATTTACCCGAATGTTCGTGGTTCTTCCGGTTTCGGTAAAACATATATCGCAAGTGACAATGGTTTTAACCGAATGAACTCTGTGAAAGATATCGGAGCATTATTAGACTGGATTGCCAAGCAGCCGGAATTGGATAAAGACCGAATTATGATTATGGGCGGTAGTTACGGCGGTTTCATGACTTTGGCCACGGCGTACGAATACGCAGATAAAATCAGATGTTCGGTTGACGTAGTAGGAATTTCGGACTTCAATACTTTCCTGAAAAATACGGAAGAATACCGACGTGATTTAAGAAGAGCAGAATATGGCGACGAACGCGATCCGAAAATGAGCGCATTTTTCACCAAGATTGCTCCTTTAAACAATACAGACAAAATCAAAAAGCCAATGTTCATCATCCAGGGAACCAACGATCCCAGAGTTCCTGTTACCGAGGCGATGCAAATGCGCGATAAGTTAAAGGCGCAGGGAAATACGGTTTGGTATTTGGAAGCAAAAAATGAAGGACACGGATTCCGAAAGAAGGAGAATGTAGATTTTCAAAGGTTAGCGGTAATTAAATTTATGCAGGAATATCTTTTAAAATAA